The following is a genomic window from candidate division WOR-3 bacterium.
CTGGGAATTCACAGTCGTCCCATACATCATCGGCATCGCAGAAGAACACTTAACACCATCCGCCCAACCCATCACGCCCACGATTGTCCGCAATGTCCTGAAATTGGAGCCGGTCTTTGGTCTGCGCTCATCGGTCCTTCTCCTTGACATCACCGGTCGCAAGGTCCTTGACCTAAAACCAGGTGCCAATGACATCCGCCATCTCGCACCTGGTGTATATTTCGTTCGTGAAGGCACAGCAACAACGGGAGTGATAATTAGCAAGATAGTAATTACCCATTAAGACCTTCTGATTTCGCCTGCAAACTTGACTTTGAAGAGTTATGGGTTAATTTTACAGGTGTTTTCCATAATTGGATTCTGTGTCTCTCAACAGGAAAAAAGCGGCAGGAGTTAACTGATGGATAAAAATATTGACTTTTTTGTCCGGCAATTTGAAGAACTGTTAAACCGCCCGCCTGAGCCAGGAAGGTATTTTCAACCCCGTCCCTATCGTAATGCCGCTGTCAGATTTCGCGCCCACACCGCTCACAACTGCGAAAAGGCAAGGGAGGTCTTTAATACCTCTGCCTGTCCGTTGCATTCGGTGAAAGCAAGGGCAGAACTGGTGAAGAAGATTGGCTTGAATCCCTTTATGTTCCCTGCCCATCTTTTGCCGGGCTGTGATTTACTTTCCGATTCCGGCACAACAACAATGACAATGGAGCAATGGGCGCAGATGCTTTTGGGAGATGAGGCTTACGGTTCAAATGAGGGGTATTATGAACTCAACGAGCAGATTGGTATAACCTTTGGGAAGGAATGGCAGCAGCGCCTAAATGGTGATGAACAGACGCTTTTCATTTTCCATCAGGGACGAGCAGCCGAGCATGCCCTTTTTTTCAACCTTGCCCGTCTTCTCGTGGAAAGAAAAATACCACCATTGCGAGAGAAGATAAATAAAATCCCGGATAAAACCGGTGTTTTTGCCCGGTTGCTTGACGGAATCAATCGCCTGAAGAGAAAGACCGAGAGCGAGCCCTGTTACCTCATTCCCAGTAACGGTCATTTTGACACCACTGAGGCAAACATCGCTGATGCCGGCATCGTGCCTTTGAATCTAAACTGCGCCGAACACCGTGCCGACGACGAAAGCTTTCCCTTCCGCGGCAACATCAATTTGGAGGAACTGGGTGAACTCTTGGATAAGGTCCCCGAGCACATTCCCCTTGTTTATCTTACCATTACGAACAACACCGGTGGTGGGCAGCCGGTGGCAATGGCAAATATCAGGTCGGTGCGGAAAATGACCGCTGAGAAAAACATCCCGTTTTTCCTTGATGCCTGCCGTTTTGCTGAAAACGCCTGGT
Proteins encoded in this region:
- a CDS encoding tryptophanase, whose product is MDKNIDFFVRQFEELLNRPPEPGRYFQPRPYRNAAVRFRAHTAHNCEKAREVFNTSACPLHSVKARAELVKKIGLNPFMFPAHLLPGCDLLSDSGTTTMTMEQWAQMLLGDEAYGSNEGYYELNEQIGITFGKEWQQRLNGDEQTLFIFHQGRAAEHALFFNLARLLVERKIPPLREKINKIPDKTGVFARLLDGINRLKRKTESEPCYLIPSNGHFDTTEANIADAGIVPLNLNCAEHRADDESFPFRGNINLEELGELLDKVPEHIPLVYLTITNNTGGGQPVAMANIRSVRKMTAEKNIPFFLDACRFAENAWFIKQREPGFREKSLTEIIQEIFSYVDGFHISLKKDGLVNIGGALVIRPEGLFARPPYQVLLNRLTDYQILTEGHPTYGGLAGRDLKAIAEGLRMVVKPEYLQARIDQVRRFAERLAAYNIPVIKPAGGHAVYINVDRFFADVCSNDSDYKGISLVALLLIAGHRLCELGVYAFELENTQPPRNNFVRAAVPRLAYEDQDLFAAAEAIKLVYEHRDRIPAVKVIYGADLPLRHFKSRFRFLGE